Proteins co-encoded in one Papaver somniferum cultivar HN1 chromosome 5, ASM357369v1, whole genome shotgun sequence genomic window:
- the LOC113282013 gene encoding histone deacetylase 15-like isoform X2 — MIESSQRNDFEERHMDCEKLHLSCQKGGADENHHNHSENGQVHPHNDTDHVNETNGNLLPEGNGASLCHDENGWEEKSPGISGTDTAEESNGVVEHYTEKRKRQRDRDMTFQDMYNLNMDFTDEDDDSDWAPFQNNVASEKWFCANCTMVNWFDVFYCEVCGEHTDSDVLSSLSSSRAQEAAHIKVKLQDSSIQKSSLETRTLVGFDERMLLHSEVELKAHPHPERPDRLRAIAATLAAAGIFPGKCFPIPAREITAEELQMVHTAEHIGAVDFTDCMVTSYFTPDTYANEHSACAARLAAGLCADLSTSIMAGHAKNGFALVRPPGHHAGVKDAMGFCLYNNAAVAALAAQRAGAKKVLILDWDVHHGNGTQEIFDGCKSVLYISLHRHEGGKFYPGTGAADEVGVNGGEGYCVNIPWKCGGVGDCDYIFAFKNIVLPIALEFSPHLTIISAGFDAARGDPLGCCDVTPAGYEQMTHMLTSLSGGKLLVILEGGYNLRSISSSAKAVIKVLLGGSPVYDVDIEPSKAGVQTVLEVLEIQKKFWSTLGSTLTRIQSQCQPYPLQNGSE, encoded by the exons ATGATTGAATCTTCTCAGAGGAATGATTTTGAGGAGAGACACATGGATTGTGAGAAGTTGCACCTGAGTTGCCAAAAGGGTGGAGCAGACGAAAACCACCACAATCATAGTGAAAATGGCCAAGTCCATCCCCATAATGACACGGATCATGTGAATGAAACAAATGGAAACTTGCTGCCCGAAGGAAATGGTGCTTCTCTTTGTCATGATGAGAACGGTTGGGAAGAGAAGTCACCAGGGATATCCGGCACAGATACAGCAGAGGAGTCCAATGGGGTCGTTGAACATTATACC GAAAAGCGGAAGCGACAGCGAGATAGGGATATGACGTTTCAGGATATGTATAACCTAAATATGGATTttactgatgaagatgatgatagtGATTGGGCGCCCTTTCAGAATAATGTAGCCAGCGAAAAGTGGTTTTGCGCTAATTGTACAATGGTGAACTGGTTTGATGTTTTCTACTGTGAG GTCTGTGGGGAGCATACCGACTCTGATGTCCTTAGCTCCCTCTCTTCTTCGCGTGCGCAAGAAGCTGCTCATATCAAAGTCAAGTTACAAG ATTCTTCCATACAGAAATCAAGTTTGGAAACTCGCACCTTGGTTGGTTTTGATGAACGAATGCTGCTTCATTCTGAG GTTGAGCTTAAGGCGCATCCACATCCTGAAAGACCTGATCGTCTTCGGGCGATAGCTGCCACCCTAGCTGCCGCTG GTATTTTTCCAGGAAAATGTTTTCCTATTCCTGCTCGAGAGATTACTGCGGAAGAGCTCCAGATG GTCCACACTGCTGAGCATATTGGTGCTGTCGATTTTACCGACTGCATGGTAACTAG CTATTTCACTCCAGATACATATGCTAACGAGCATTCAGCCTGTGCTGCTAGACTTGCGGCTGGGTTATGTGCAGATCTTTCTACATCTATTATGGCTGGGCATGCCAAGAACGGATTTGCTCTG GTGAGACCTCCTGGGCATCATGCAGGTGTGAAAGACGCCATGGGGTTCTGCCTCTACAATAATGCAGCAGTTGCTGCTCTTGCTGCTCAACGCGCAGGTGCTAAGAAAGTGCTAATTCTTGATTGG GATGTTCATCATGGAAATGGCACACAGGAAATATTCGATGGTTGCAAATCG GTGTTGTATATATCCTTGCATAGACACGAGGGAGGAAAGTTCTATCCTGGTACTGGAGCGGCTGATGAG GTTGGTGTTAACGGAGGTGAAGGATATTGTGTAAATATTCCTTGGAAGTGTGGTGGTGTTGGGGACTGTGATTACATTTTTGCGTTTAAGAATATTGTGCTTCCTATAG CTTTAGAATTTTCCCCTCATTTGACAATAATATCAGCAGGATTTGATGCTGCAAGGGGTGACCCCCTTGGCTGTTGTGAT GTAACTCCTGCTGGCTATGAGCAGATGACTCACATGTTAACGTCTTTATCTGGTGGAAAACTGCTTGTTATTCTCGAGGGAGG CTATAATCTGCGGTCTATATCTAGTTCAGCTAAAGCAGTTATAAAG GTACTGCTTGGTGGAAGTCCTGTCTATGACGTGGATATCGAGCCCAGTAAAGCTGGCGTGCAAACTGTTCTAGAAGTCTTAGAAATTCAAAAGAAATTCTGGTCTACATTGGGCTCCACTCTCACAAGAATTCAGTCGCAATGTCAACCATATCCTCTTCAAAACGGAAGTGAGT AG
- the LOC113282013 gene encoding histone deacetylase 15-like isoform X1 gives MIESSQRNDFEERHMDCEKLHLSCQKGGADENHHNHSENGQVHPHNDTDHVNETNGNLLPEGNGASLCHDENGWEEKSPGISGTDTAEESNGVVEHYTEKRKRQRDRDMTFQDMYNLNMDFTDEDDDSDWAPFQNNVASEKWFCANCTMVNWFDVFYCEVCGEHTDSDVLSSLSSSRAQEAAHIKVKLQDSSIQKSSLETRTLVGFDERMLLHSEVELKAHPHPERPDRLRAIAATLAAAGIFPGKCFPIPAREITAEELQMVHTAEHIGAVDFTDCMVTSYFTPDTYANEHSACAARLAAGLCADLSTSIMAGHAKNGFALVRPPGHHAGVKDAMGFCLYNNAAVAALAAQRAGAKKVLILDWDVHHGNGTQEIFDGCKSVLYISLHRHEGGKFYPGTGAADEVGVNGGEGYCVNIPWKCGGVGDCDYIFAFKNIVLPIALEFSPHLTIISAGFDAARGDPLGCCDVTPAGYEQMTHMLTSLSGGKLLVILEGGYNLRSISSSAKAVIKVLLGGSPVYDVDIEPSKAGVQTVLEVLEIQKKFWSTLGSTLTRIQSQCQPYPLQNGKREAKKKRRLLVPLWWKWGRKKFFYILLRQPRFKVKRRTKQPPRSFSL, from the exons ATGATTGAATCTTCTCAGAGGAATGATTTTGAGGAGAGACACATGGATTGTGAGAAGTTGCACCTGAGTTGCCAAAAGGGTGGAGCAGACGAAAACCACCACAATCATAGTGAAAATGGCCAAGTCCATCCCCATAATGACACGGATCATGTGAATGAAACAAATGGAAACTTGCTGCCCGAAGGAAATGGTGCTTCTCTTTGTCATGATGAGAACGGTTGGGAAGAGAAGTCACCAGGGATATCCGGCACAGATACAGCAGAGGAGTCCAATGGGGTCGTTGAACATTATACC GAAAAGCGGAAGCGACAGCGAGATAGGGATATGACGTTTCAGGATATGTATAACCTAAATATGGATTttactgatgaagatgatgatagtGATTGGGCGCCCTTTCAGAATAATGTAGCCAGCGAAAAGTGGTTTTGCGCTAATTGTACAATGGTGAACTGGTTTGATGTTTTCTACTGTGAG GTCTGTGGGGAGCATACCGACTCTGATGTCCTTAGCTCCCTCTCTTCTTCGCGTGCGCAAGAAGCTGCTCATATCAAAGTCAAGTTACAAG ATTCTTCCATACAGAAATCAAGTTTGGAAACTCGCACCTTGGTTGGTTTTGATGAACGAATGCTGCTTCATTCTGAG GTTGAGCTTAAGGCGCATCCACATCCTGAAAGACCTGATCGTCTTCGGGCGATAGCTGCCACCCTAGCTGCCGCTG GTATTTTTCCAGGAAAATGTTTTCCTATTCCTGCTCGAGAGATTACTGCGGAAGAGCTCCAGATG GTCCACACTGCTGAGCATATTGGTGCTGTCGATTTTACCGACTGCATGGTAACTAG CTATTTCACTCCAGATACATATGCTAACGAGCATTCAGCCTGTGCTGCTAGACTTGCGGCTGGGTTATGTGCAGATCTTTCTACATCTATTATGGCTGGGCATGCCAAGAACGGATTTGCTCTG GTGAGACCTCCTGGGCATCATGCAGGTGTGAAAGACGCCATGGGGTTCTGCCTCTACAATAATGCAGCAGTTGCTGCTCTTGCTGCTCAACGCGCAGGTGCTAAGAAAGTGCTAATTCTTGATTGG GATGTTCATCATGGAAATGGCACACAGGAAATATTCGATGGTTGCAAATCG GTGTTGTATATATCCTTGCATAGACACGAGGGAGGAAAGTTCTATCCTGGTACTGGAGCGGCTGATGAG GTTGGTGTTAACGGAGGTGAAGGATATTGTGTAAATATTCCTTGGAAGTGTGGTGGTGTTGGGGACTGTGATTACATTTTTGCGTTTAAGAATATTGTGCTTCCTATAG CTTTAGAATTTTCCCCTCATTTGACAATAATATCAGCAGGATTTGATGCTGCAAGGGGTGACCCCCTTGGCTGTTGTGAT GTAACTCCTGCTGGCTATGAGCAGATGACTCACATGTTAACGTCTTTATCTGGTGGAAAACTGCTTGTTATTCTCGAGGGAGG CTATAATCTGCGGTCTATATCTAGTTCAGCTAAAGCAGTTATAAAG GTACTGCTTGGTGGAAGTCCTGTCTATGACGTGGATATCGAGCCCAGTAAAGCTGGCGTGCAAACTGTTCTAGAAGTCTTAGAAATTCAAAAGAAATTCTGGTCTACATTGGGCTCCACTCTCACAAGAATTCAGTCGCAATGTCAACCATATCCTCTTCAAAACGGAA AGAGGGaagccaaaaagaaaagaaggctaCTTGTTCCATTATGGTGGAAATGGGGTCGAAAGAAGTTTTTCTATATTCTATTGCGTCAACCAAGGTTTAAAGTGAAGAGACGGACAAAACAACCACCCAGATCTTTCTCACTTTAG
- the LOC113282014 gene encoding transcription factor SRM1-like: MESAVKGEWSREEEKAFENAIAKTHNTMDEQQYWEKISSMVQSKSMEELKQHYGVLVQDINAIEAGLVSLPRYLGEEEETNMDKQTSSASDRKKIGSTSGFNTSRSSYFPVGMIGNNDLEGKQQALVRSGSGSKSNQLEKRKGIPWTEEEHRLFLLGLDKCGKGDWRSISRNFVISRTPTQVASHAQKYFIRLNSMNRDRRRTSIHDITNLNNGVAATPQGPITGEQTNTTTSSTPNSYIGPSFKHHRSSHSPAMPALAMPRMASAPGQIISAIGTPVTIPPPGHHYPPPYTHMAYPVVPAAMHQ; the protein is encoded by the exons ATGGAAAGTGCAGTGAAAGGAGAATGGagtagagaagaagagaaagcaTTTGAAAATGCAATTGCAAAGACACATAATACAATGGATGAACAACAATACTGGGAAAAGATAAGCTCGATGGTGCAAAGTAAAAGTATGGAAGAATTGAAGCAGCACTATGGAGTACTGGTCCAAGATATTAATGCAATTGAGGCTGGGTTAGTATCGCTTCCTCGATATCTAGGCGAGGAAGAAGAGACTAACATGGATAAACAAACTTCATCGGCATCTGATAGAAAAAAAATAGGTAGTACTTCTGGTTTTAATACCAGTAGAAGCAGTTATTTTCCAGTtggaatgattggtaacaatgaCTTAGAAGGAAAACAACAAGCGTTGGTAAGAAGTGGAAGTGGATCCAAATCAAACCAACTAGAGAAGCGCAAAGgaattccatggactgaagaagAGCACAG GTTATTCCTGCTGGGGCTAGACAAGTGTGGGAAAGGGGATTGGAGAAGTATATCGAGAAACTTTGTAATCTCAAGGACTCCAACACAAGTGGCTAGTCATGCACAGAAATATTTCATTCGATTGAACTCGATGAATAGAGATAGGAGAAGAACGAGCATACATGACATCACAAACCTGAACAACGGTGTCGCTGCGACGCCTCAAGGTCCAATTACAGGAGAACAAACTAACACAaccacatcatcaacaccaaacaGTTACATTGGGCCATCTTTTAAGCATCACCGATCATCACATTCACCTGCAATGCCTGCTTTGGCAATGCCGAGAATGGCTTCCGCACCAGGCCAAATAATCTCCGCTATTGGCACTCCAGTTACCATACCTCCTCCGGGGCATCACTATCCACCACCATATACCCATATGGCTTATCCGGTGGTGCCTGCAGCAATGCATCAGTAG
- the LOC113279225 gene encoding uncharacterized protein LOC113279225 translates to MQKWEKTQKNWCKLNFDADFNKETNICGIGLILRDCAGSFVEALVKVTKARDVEQGEGLALLEAVEWIKSRGWRNIIIEGDCKSVIEAVTSNFANSKWQDHNLLSDISRLLESISSIKCVYFPRSGNEVADGLAKYAKNYNCNQVWSDTPPSCILSTLEKDNTM, encoded by the coding sequence ATGCAAAAATGGgaaaaaacacagaaaaactGGTGCAAACTTAATTTTGATGCAGATTTTAACAAAGAAACAAACATTTGTGGAATTGGTCTAATTCTTAGAGATTGTGCAGGGAGTTTTGTGGAGGCCTTGGTGAAAGTGACGAAAGCTAGAGATGTTGAACAGGGTGAAGGTTTAGCACTCTTAGAAGCTGTGGAATGGATCAAAAGTAGGGGCTGGAGAAATATTATCATTGAAGGAGATTGTAAGTCTGTCATTGAAGCTGTGACTTCAAATTTTGCTAACTCTAAGTGGCAAGACCATAATCTTCTTTCGGATATTAGTAGGCTATTAGAATCTATTAGTAGTATTAAGTGTGTTTACTTTCCTAGGTCTGGTAATGAAGTGGCTGATGGTCTAGCCAAATATGCCAAGAATTATAATTGTAATCAAGTGTGGTCTGATACACCACCAAGCTGTATCCTATCTACTCTGGAGAAGGATAACACCATGTAA